A window of Methanolobus sediminis contains these coding sequences:
- a CDS encoding DUF7288 family protein, with product MHTLEALIVVVIITGIIIFTVQATSLTPLTSSTANAHIEAQLQTIGQDILTVLDHTSQGQNSSLKEDILNWNGEEYTWNSTAYHSEQNNTLSASSTADILQTVIVSKGIAHNVEFTYISESESVVTLPYIYSGEPSDNAVTISRRVLLSNSDMSNSSTFQSNTGIPDADKSTDFYNLIDVKMTLWRM from the coding sequence TTGCATACACTTGAAGCCCTGATAGTAGTTGTAATCATAACAGGTATAATCATCTTCACTGTTCAGGCAACATCCCTTACTCCCCTTACATCATCAACTGCAAATGCACACATAGAAGCACAGCTACAGACAATCGGACAGGATATACTGACTGTGCTGGACCATACTTCTCAGGGACAGAACTCGAGCCTTAAAGAGGATATATTGAACTGGAACGGAGAAGAATATACCTGGAATTCAACAGCCTATCACTCAGAACAGAATAATACACTCTCAGCAAGTTCAACCGCAGATATACTACAAACTGTGATTGTATCAAAAGGCATTGCCCACAATGTTGAATTCACATACATCAGTGAATCCGAATCAGTAGTGACTCTTCCATATATTTACAGTGGTGAACCTTCAGATAATGCAGTAACAATATCCAGAAGAGTTCTATTATCAAATTCAGATATGTCAAATAGCTCTACGTTCCAATCAAATACGGGCATACCGGATGCAGATAAAAGTACCGATTTCTATAATCTCATAGATGTAAAAATGACATTGTGGAGAATGTGA
- a CDS encoding DUF7289 family protein, which produces MKQHTIVKDDSAVSEMVDYSIILSIILLATAIITVAGVPMLKHMQEVQHIENMEQSFEVLAMNMNKVVFGNAPSQSVELKMYGGTLSLTGDNYISIDLQVWNSSSNTTEMTSTGVYEVKNIENSYLDTSISYENTGVWAKYENGGVVMLSEPRITYANNVMVIPVTNVDGYDSLSGSGLVRVTADANSKKIYKYENVSMVNISVTSDYYAAWGRYLNETIQMPIVVEDSNNRTVNCSKNTNVDVYIIYSPMKVTID; this is translated from the coding sequence ATGAAACAACACACTATTGTGAAAGATGATAGCGCAGTGTCCGAAATGGTGGACTATAGCATCATCCTGAGTATCATACTTCTTGCAACTGCCATCATTACTGTAGCTGGTGTACCCATGCTGAAACATATGCAGGAAGTCCAGCATATAGAGAATATGGAACAAAGCTTTGAGGTACTTGCTATGAATATGAACAAAGTGGTGTTCGGAAACGCTCCTTCCCAATCCGTTGAACTGAAAATGTATGGAGGAACTTTGTCTTTAACCGGTGACAATTATATTAGTATTGACCTGCAGGTATGGAATTCTTCTTCAAACACTACAGAAATGACATCCACCGGCGTTTATGAAGTTAAAAACATAGAGAACAGTTATCTTGATACAAGCATTTCTTATGAAAATACTGGCGTATGGGCAAAATATGAAAATGGTGGAGTCGTGATGTTATCTGAGCCACGTATCACCTACGCAAACAATGTAATGGTGATACCCGTTACTAATGTAGATGGATATGATTCCCTATCAGGATCCGGTCTTGTCAGAGTGACTGCGGACGCAAACAGTAAAAAAATATACAAATATGAAAATGTCTCAATGGTTAACATATCCGTCACAAGTGATTACTATGCAGCATGGGGTCGATACCTTAATGAAACCATTCAAATGCCAATAGTTGTGGAAGATAGTAATAATAGAACTGTGAACTGTAGTAAAAATACCAATGTTGATGTATACATAATATATTCACCCATGAAAGTTACAATCGACTAG
- a CDS encoding DUF7287 family protein, which produces MRDDYGQMHIDYLIGIAIFLTSVIFVFTYTTGLFTPFQSNSDEVTLIADRIATNLIEQNMSAESIRTPNMLSSTKVDDFFNSGDYESKINHYGMKSSYLHYDFNVTLDNIDTGTFYSTGKTLPVYGNIGQTKRIVIIQDDTTGDETLGILAVRVW; this is translated from the coding sequence ATGAGAGACGATTATGGGCAGATGCACATAGATTATCTAATAGGCATCGCTATTTTCCTGACAAGTGTCATTTTTGTATTTACATATACTACAGGTCTTTTCACTCCATTCCAATCGAATTCGGATGAAGTGACACTAATAGCTGACAGGATAGCAACTAACCTCATAGAACAGAACATGAGTGCTGAAAGCATACGTACACCGAATATGCTTAGCAGCACAAAAGTTGATGATTTTTTTAATAGTGGAGATTATGAGAGTAAAATCAATCACTATGGAATGAAAAGTTCATACCTGCATTATGACTTCAATGTAACGTTAGATAATATTGATACAGGAACATTTTATTCTACAGGGAAAACACTGCCTGTATATGGAAATATAGGCCAGACTAAAAGGATAGTTATTATCCAAGATGATACTACAGGGGATGAAACTCTTGGAATACTGGCTGTGAGGGTGTGGTAA
- a CDS encoding exonuclease SbcCD subunit D: MDEIRIIHTGDTHLGYRQYHSDVRRKDFLNAFSAVVDDAIDMGVDAVIHAGDLFDSRNPTLDDILDAMGLFSRLKSTGIPLLAIVGNHESKQNTQWLDLYSSLGLVTRLSNEPYRLGDVAIYGIDSIAKTKIPLFDYSIFDGMITDARYNLLVMHQLVKPFSFGDWDIKEVIDSIPFDIHAVLLGDNHKYEITKVDGTWVTYPGSTERNSTSEREPRSYNIVTIRDSGIEISKRIIPTRDFLFIPVDVNEGPNALEDVFNAIMEHDIHDKVVFVELSGDVKARLDFSEIEKFLISRGALVPGIKDLRAGVDTLNDPSLKVVFSDPDDVIKEEIRKMNLTSGGLLLDDMIRDSQIAKTRMGDEAELKLGELLEKIDFTNPVPVSVSVDEPFSENSNEKELQSINETPVSSSETVKAPEVSSGLVEDEKTVYESDDENPYENSEIEVSDSGSDTASEQNAEPAETVTRDEKKPSAENKKNEDTPKPRQYNLGDYL, translated from the coding sequence ATGGATGAGATAAGGATAATCCACACAGGGGATACACATCTTGGATACCGGCAATATCACAGCGATGTTCGTCGGAAGGATTTTCTTAATGCCTTTTCTGCTGTGGTGGATGATGCTATTGATATGGGTGTGGATGCTGTAATACATGCAGGTGACCTGTTTGACTCGCGTAATCCCACACTGGATGACATTCTTGATGCAATGGGACTTTTTTCCAGGCTTAAAAGTACCGGCATCCCATTGCTTGCGATAGTTGGAAACCATGAAAGCAAGCAGAATACACAATGGCTTGACCTTTACAGCAGTCTGGGACTTGTGACCAGACTCAGTAACGAGCCTTACAGGCTTGGAGATGTGGCTATATATGGCATTGACAGTATTGCCAAGACAAAGATTCCTCTTTTTGATTATTCCATATTTGATGGTATGATCACTGATGCACGTTACAATCTGCTTGTGATGCACCAGCTTGTAAAACCATTCTCATTCGGTGACTGGGACATAAAAGAAGTAATCGATTCCATTCCTTTTGATATACATGCAGTGCTTCTTGGTGATAATCACAAGTATGAGATCACCAAGGTTGATGGTACGTGGGTCACCTATCCGGGAAGTACGGAGAGGAACAGTACATCAGAACGCGAACCAAGGTCATATAACATAGTCACAATAAGGGACAGCGGTATAGAGATTAGCAAAAGGATCATTCCTACCAGGGATTTCCTGTTCATTCCAGTGGATGTGAATGAAGGACCAAATGCCCTTGAAGATGTTTTTAATGCTATAATGGAACACGACATTCATGATAAGGTCGTGTTCGTTGAGCTTTCAGGTGATGTAAAAGCCCGGCTTGATTTCAGTGAAATAGAGAAGTTCCTCATTTCAAGAGGAGCTCTTGTCCCCGGAATAAAGGACTTGAGAGCAGGAGTTGACACCCTGAATGACCCATCTCTGAAAGTGGTTTTCTCAGATCCTGATGATGTTATCAAAGAAGAGATCCGGAAAATGAATCTCACTTCAGGGGGTCTGCTTCTTGATGATATGATAAGGGATTCCCAGATAGCCAAGACCCGGATGGGAGACGAGGCAGAACTTAAACTGGGTGAGCTTCTGGAAAAGATCGATTTTACAAATCCTGTTCCGGTTTCAGTTTCTGTTGATGAACCGTTTTCTGAAAACTCCAATGAAAAGGAGTTGCAGTCTATTAATGAAACTCCCGTTTCCTCCTCTGAAACAGTTAAGGCTCCAGAAGTATCCTCTGGGCTTGTGGAAGACGAAAAAACGGTTTATGAAAGTGATGATGAAAATCCTTACGAGAATTCTGAGATCGAAGTATCTGATTCTGGTTCAGATACAGCATCAGAGCAGAATGCAGAACCGGCTGAAACTGTAACCCGTGATGAAAAGAAGCCATCTGCTGAGAATAAGAAGAATGAGGATACTCCAAAACCACGACAGTACAATCTGGGTGATTATCTGTGA
- a CDS encoding DUF7287 family protein — MHNNTPGIMDEKGQITIDYLISVTIFLFAVAFVFNYTSGIFTPFNSNSDEVTLVADRVSTVLVEKILSEGDENVPNMVNKTKVETFFTELDDTNYESTVSDLGMTGSYISYNLNVTLENETGIVAMAGKEMPSGVNIGQTKRIILLKYSDTGTRETAILSFRVW, encoded by the coding sequence ATGCATAATAATACACCGGGCATCATGGATGAAAAAGGACAGATCACTATAGATTATCTTATCAGCGTAACCATTTTCCTGTTTGCAGTTGCTTTTGTGTTTAATTACACGTCAGGAATATTCACGCCTTTTAATTCTAATTCTGATGAAGTTACCCTTGTTGCCGACAGGGTATCAACTGTCCTTGTGGAAAAGATCCTGAGCGAAGGTGATGAGAATGTACCCAACATGGTGAACAAAACAAAAGTTGAAACTTTTTTCACAGAACTTGATGATACTAACTATGAAAGTACTGTAAGTGATCTGGGAATGACCGGTTCATACATATCATACAATCTAAACGTCACCCTCGAAAATGAAACCGGTATCGTAGCTATGGCAGGAAAGGAAATGCCATCCGGTGTGAACATAGGCCAGACAAAAAGGATAATCCTGTTGAAATATTCAGACACAGGTACCAGAGAGACAGCCATTCTCTCATTCAGGGTGTGGTAA
- a CDS encoding DUF7289 family protein, with product MKNFLRSEKAVSALMGMMIILALTITSISVIFLYGVPTIYDMEDMANAQKVEQAFTVFDSRTSKVALGESPSQTTSFSMMDGSIEVNGDSDSYNESEIVIICVNMSASWYNNTFKSNKNKWKAWEPHVNESGMNVISSSMGSITYTNDNRIIGYEGGGVWSKYPTGKAVMISPPEFHYNGETLTLPIMKINGTEMSSGNADVSITVSSDNTPFVMYPDPSADYRRVNPLTVDKVIIYIKSEFYSAWADYANTLTYTSATTDDENKTAVIELQVIPAMGKDTLKSNFKIGAVNQDNTAPMWDFSFDLGARSSNELNSLDYDIIATSGTKTLTYHIQKKNGADQLILDLIYEDTSLSMDAEKWTSVGAFNVTGDKEDAESAVDLLSTTLNMTYEEDTDFSWENINYTKTNNDELPLNNLTQHYMKALTLDGSVIFNIVTNGNSDPVDYDESTITLNYDGMPGSITYLHVSRNDLVATLD from the coding sequence ATGAAAAACTTCCTGAGATCAGAAAAAGCTGTTTCAGCACTAATGGGAATGATGATCATACTCGCACTAACTATCACATCCATTAGTGTGATCTTTCTTTATGGCGTACCGACGATATATGATATGGAGGATATGGCAAATGCCCAGAAAGTTGAACAGGCATTCACAGTGTTCGACTCCAGAACCAGTAAGGTAGCACTCGGAGAATCACCAAGCCAGACAACATCATTCTCCATGATGGATGGCAGCATTGAAGTAAATGGAGACAGTGATTCTTATAATGAAAGTGAGATAGTCATTATCTGTGTAAATATGAGTGCTTCGTGGTACAATAATACGTTTAAATCAAACAAAAATAAATGGAAAGCATGGGAACCACATGTGAATGAAAGTGGAATGAATGTGATCAGCTCATCCATGGGAAGTATAACCTATACCAATGATAATCGTATCATCGGTTATGAAGGCGGTGGTGTGTGGTCAAAATATCCTACTGGCAAAGCAGTAATGATATCTCCTCCAGAGTTCCATTACAATGGTGAAACATTGACCTTGCCAATAATGAAGATAAATGGAACCGAAATGTCCAGTGGAAATGCAGACGTATCTATTACTGTCAGTTCCGACAACACGCCATTTGTAATGTACCCGGACCCTTCAGCAGACTACAGGAGGGTTAATCCCCTGACTGTAGATAAAGTAATCATTTACATAAAGAGTGAATTCTACAGCGCATGGGCGGACTATGCAAATACACTTACATATACCAGCGCAACAACCGATGATGAAAATAAAACAGCGGTCATCGAGCTACAAGTAATTCCTGCAATGGGAAAAGATACACTGAAATCAAATTTCAAAATTGGAGCGGTGAATCAGGATAACACTGCACCTATGTGGGATTTCAGTTTTGACCTTGGAGCCAGATCATCAAATGAGCTTAACTCACTGGACTATGATATAATTGCAACATCGGGAACTAAAACACTTACATACCACATTCAAAAGAAAAATGGGGCTGATCAGCTTATACTTGACCTTATTTATGAAGATACGTCACTAAGTATGGACGCCGAGAAATGGACAAGTGTTGGAGCATTTAATGTAACAGGTGATAAAGAAGATGCAGAATCAGCCGTTGATCTGCTCTCCACAACATTGAATATGACATATGAGGAAGATACCGATTTTTCATGGGAGAACATCAATTATACAAAAACAAATAACGATGAACTCCCACTCAATAATTTAACCCAACATTATATGAAAGCTCTTACCCTGGATGGATCAGTGATATTCAACATCGTTACCAATGGTAACTCCGACCCAGTAGACTACGATGAATCAACCATTACATTGAACTATGATGGAATGCCGGGAAGTATCACATATCTCCACGTAAGCAGGAATGACCTTGTAGCTACCTTGGACTAA
- a CDS encoding AAA family ATPase: MLKRLKVENIRSYKELDLSFKDGVTVVSGVNGSGKSSLLEACFTGLFGSKTLDKEFVLSDIITKGASKASILLEFEQNGHAYSVEQSFRNDPEKGRASNTKSVFKRDGEIIFDQASRTYEAVTSLLNMNEEAYRNCVYIRQGEIDVLINSKPKDRQKMIDDLLQLGKLEEYRERASSARVGVGRHQRDNERRIKELNAEIQLIEDSDPSGRLATLRTRSLQIDEEISSLNEKRDQARSLIDEVTKKLSELSELSSKKEAVQQQIKELADRKSRSFVSIDTLSKDIRSRRETLELKKARVSEIESKLSVDSKEADSLVAKTDEEERSVRDRLAEVKSRKAVAEKDILNTGQSIKDAEKQVKALEDGTADVQSRIESVHAETKNHKLKIAELESTRKEIVSKVSSLGFSLEKLENIDEFLDLVNDQQKRFHGLQSELKVKISELKARLERSKKLLEAGKCPTCGQELKGSCVEQSTVEDDEALVKLETELSELQVKQTETEARVEKIKSARSCKSDIDSVLRDIGAEKEAIERDEKRIEEYGLRIKNDEARIKELLTDKESLEKSLEGTNAAIQQIKQDEDSIQKEHASVLEKLGFLREMQKALGESEKINSEILQMNDKIKGIQEMVSLFDAQIGEKKESLAEIDKSIGEFDKKELEILSKKYNTAFENINSMIGKLKLEKDEVMKKAGMAENDRKRLSDMKKGLTVLQNKGDFLRAVYSDAENLESMYMRIRAQLRSSNIQTLDTLINEIFTFMYSNNAYSHVMLDADYNLTVFEKDGTALEPKLLSGGERALFNLVLRCAIYRLLSLGSSTHAREGLPPLIMDEPTVFLDRGHVHQLIKLVDMMRDIGVAQILIVSHDESLIDSADHVFAVEKDPITNTSAIFSR; this comes from the coding sequence ATGCTAAAACGCCTGAAAGTTGAGAACATCAGGAGCTACAAAGAGCTTGACCTGTCTTTTAAGGATGGGGTAACTGTAGTTTCAGGTGTGAACGGGAGCGGGAAATCCAGTCTTCTTGAGGCATGTTTTACAGGACTTTTCGGGAGCAAGACTCTGGATAAGGAATTCGTTCTTTCTGATATCATAACAAAAGGTGCTTCAAAGGCGTCAATATTGCTTGAATTCGAGCAGAATGGTCATGCTTATTCCGTGGAGCAGTCTTTCAGGAACGACCCTGAAAAAGGACGTGCTTCCAATACTAAATCTGTTTTCAAGAGGGATGGAGAGATAATATTCGATCAGGCTTCCCGTACCTATGAGGCAGTTACTTCCCTTCTTAATATGAATGAGGAGGCGTACCGCAATTGTGTTTACATCAGGCAGGGCGAGATCGATGTACTGATTAACTCCAAACCAAAAGACCGCCAGAAAATGATCGATGACCTGCTGCAACTTGGAAAACTGGAGGAATACAGGGAGAGGGCTTCAAGTGCAAGGGTCGGTGTGGGAAGGCACCAGAGAGACAATGAAAGGCGGATTAAAGAACTCAATGCAGAGATTCAGCTTATTGAGGATTCAGACCCAAGCGGAAGGCTGGCAACCCTGAGGACAAGGTCATTGCAGATTGATGAAGAAATCTCATCCCTGAATGAGAAAAGGGATCAGGCACGCAGTCTTATTGATGAGGTTACAAAGAAGCTGTCAGAATTAAGTGAGCTTTCATCCAAAAAAGAAGCTGTGCAGCAGCAGATAAAGGAACTTGCAGACCGCAAGTCCCGTTCTTTCGTTTCTATTGACACTCTTTCAAAAGATATTCGCTCACGCAGGGAAACTCTTGAACTGAAAAAAGCACGTGTGTCTGAAATTGAATCAAAACTTTCTGTTGATTCAAAGGAAGCTGATTCTCTTGTAGCTAAAACGGATGAGGAAGAACGTTCCGTTCGTGACAGGCTGGCTGAAGTGAAGAGCAGGAAGGCTGTTGCTGAAAAAGACATTCTCAACACGGGGCAATCGATAAAAGATGCTGAAAAACAGGTAAAGGCTCTTGAGGATGGGACGGCGGATGTGCAGTCCAGAATAGAATCTGTTCATGCCGAAACTAAAAATCATAAACTTAAGATCGCTGAACTTGAGAGCACGCGTAAGGAGATTGTTTCTAAAGTTTCCTCTCTTGGATTCAGTCTTGAGAAACTTGAAAATATCGATGAATTTCTTGATCTTGTAAATGACCAGCAGAAAAGGTTCCATGGTCTGCAGTCTGAGCTGAAGGTAAAGATCTCAGAATTGAAAGCCCGGCTTGAAAGATCAAAAAAGCTGTTGGAAGCCGGAAAGTGCCCGACGTGTGGTCAGGAACTGAAAGGTTCCTGTGTGGAGCAATCCACTGTTGAGGATGATGAGGCGCTTGTAAAGCTTGAAACTGAACTTTCAGAGTTGCAGGTTAAGCAGACTGAAACGGAAGCACGGGTTGAGAAAATAAAGTCTGCAAGAAGCTGTAAGTCTGATATTGACAGTGTTCTTCGGGATATTGGGGCTGAAAAGGAAGCAATCGAGCGTGATGAGAAGAGAATTGAGGAATACGGACTTCGTATTAAGAATGATGAGGCCAGGATAAAGGAATTACTGACTGATAAGGAGTCGCTGGAGAAATCCCTTGAAGGAACTAATGCGGCAATTCAGCAGATAAAGCAGGATGAGGATTCTATACAGAAAGAGCATGCTTCAGTGCTTGAAAAACTTGGTTTTCTCAGGGAAATGCAGAAGGCGCTTGGTGAATCTGAAAAGATAAACTCTGAGATCCTGCAGATGAATGATAAAATAAAAGGCATTCAGGAAATGGTTTCTTTGTTCGATGCTCAGATCGGTGAAAAGAAGGAATCACTTGCTGAGATTGATAAGAGTATTGGTGAGTTTGATAAGAAGGAACTGGAAATCCTGAGTAAGAAATACAATACTGCTTTTGAGAATATCAATTCCATGATCGGTAAACTGAAACTCGAAAAGGATGAAGTTATGAAGAAGGCAGGTATGGCTGAAAATGACCGTAAAAGACTTTCTGATATGAAGAAAGGTCTTACTGTGCTTCAGAATAAAGGTGATTTCCTGCGGGCTGTGTACTCGGATGCTGAAAACCTTGAGAGTATGTATATGCGTATCCGGGCTCAGTTGCGTTCAAGTAATATCCAGACGCTTGATACTCTCATCAATGAGATCTTCACATTCATGTATTCCAATAATGCATATTCTCATGTGATGCTGGATGCTGATTACAACCTGACTGTTTTTGAGAAGGACGGAACTGCGCTTGAACCCAAACTTCTCAGTGGTGGTGAAAGGGCGCTCTTTAACCTGGTGCTTCGTTGTGCAATCTATCGTTTATTGTCCCTTGGAAGTTCAACACATGCAAGAGAAGGTCTTCCACCTCTTATTATGGATGAACCGACGGTTTTCCTTGACCGCGGACATGTGCACCAGCTCATCAAACTTGTTGATATGATGAGGGATATAGGGGTTGCTCAGATACTCATTGTATCTCACGATGAGTCATTGATAGATTCTGCAGACCATGTATTTGCGGTTGAAAAAGATCCTATTACGAATACTTCTGCAATATTCTCCCGGTAA
- a CDS encoding DUF7266 family protein, whose product MTIRSLREDDSAVSITVGFILTFSITVIILVTILSSFYSLMNTAEQTVMREEFEIHANDIAVRIATIDTMIGTASHSGSEVDELKYEISLPERIAGKTYSIEFDNSTKDIVFISQDRKETRIKVPYYTENTIVYSTTLQSSKGEYTIEYDPDINAMIIS is encoded by the coding sequence ATGACCATCCGTAGCCTGAGAGAAGACGACAGTGCAGTATCCATTACTGTAGGATTCATCCTTACATTCTCGATTACCGTGATCATACTTGTGACAATACTCAGTTCATTCTATTCCCTGATGAACACAGCAGAACAGACTGTCATGAGAGAGGAGTTCGAAATCCATGCCAATGACATAGCTGTACGTATAGCGACAATCGACACTATGATAGGAACTGCTTCCCACTCTGGGTCAGAAGTTGATGAACTAAAGTATGAAATATCTCTGCCTGAAAGGATAGCTGGAAAGACGTATTCAATTGAGTTCGATAACAGCACAAAAGATATTGTTTTCATCTCACAGGACAGGAAAGAGACCAGGATCAAAGTACCTTATTACACAGAGAACACGATAGTATATTCAACTACATTGCAAAGCTCAAAGGGTGAATACACAATAGAATATGACCCCGATATCAATGCAATGATCATATCCTGA
- a CDS encoding DUF7288 family protein — MMFKKPFQKRFDTCGQMHSLEALMASLIMIGVIVFAVEATSLTPLTSSTANAHIEAQLQTMGQDMLNVLSYTGLSHDSDLKNDVMNWNGTEYVWNGTVYKSSDSKNITLTNSSLAEMFEFIAIPRGIAHNVDFTCIGDNGITITLPYIYNGDPSDNAVIISKKVVLSDTDVGNTSAFMTNTGIPDADNSSGFYNIVNVEMTLWRM, encoded by the coding sequence ATGATGTTCAAAAAACCTTTTCAAAAAAGATTCGACACCTGCGGGCAGATGCATTCCCTTGAGGCATTAATGGCCTCGCTAATAATGATCGGGGTCATCGTTTTTGCAGTCGAGGCAACCTCGCTAACACCCCTCACATCATCCACTGCGAACGCACATATTGAAGCCCAGTTGCAGACCATGGGTCAGGATATGCTTAACGTTCTCTCCTATACAGGACTCAGCCATGATTCTGACCTAAAGAATGATGTAATGAACTGGAATGGTACCGAATATGTATGGAATGGGACGGTGTACAAATCAAGCGATTCCAAGAATATAACGCTCACTAACAGTTCCCTTGCAGAGATGTTCGAGTTCATAGCGATTCCAAGAGGAATTGCCCATAATGTAGACTTTACATGTATCGGTGATAACGGGATCACAATTACACTGCCTTACATCTACAATGGAGACCCTTCTGATAACGCAGTCATAATATCGAAAAAAGTGGTCCTTTCAGACACCGATGTCGGTAACACGTCAGCCTTCATGACGAACACAGGAATACCTGATGCCGACAACAGCAGTGGTTTCTACAACATAGTCAATGTCGAGATGACACTCTGGAGAATGTGA
- a CDS encoding DUF7289 family protein, translating into MRKTGKKSILVSDDALTEVVDFVITLGIMLLAISVIGLAGYPLIEHMKESGHIDNIKQSFAVLAPNMNKIVTGKAPSQSVELKMYSGGGVFVTGTSYMNITMDTWNETTSATETVSHERQLRMVQNEYRDTTIAYENTGTWARYPPGESVVVTEPNIAYDNNSMVIPMVTITGNSGMSGSGLIRVIADGGQLAVGRYENVSRVQITISSEYYDAWERYLGDSIGMHTVDINSSSHTVSMEKNYSQNIDVLVTISPMSVTIE; encoded by the coding sequence ATGAGAAAGACAGGAAAGAAGAGCATATTAGTTTCCGATGATGCACTTACCGAAGTTGTGGATTTCGTCATCACACTTGGAATAATGCTTCTGGCGATAAGTGTCATTGGTCTTGCAGGATACCCTCTAATTGAACATATGAAAGAGTCTGGGCACATAGATAATATAAAGCAAAGTTTTGCCGTACTTGCACCCAACATGAACAAGATAGTGACCGGCAAAGCACCTTCACAATCTGTAGAACTGAAAATGTATAGTGGAGGAGGCGTATTTGTCACAGGGACCAGTTACATGAATATTACTATGGATACATGGAATGAAACAACATCTGCCACAGAAACAGTGTCTCATGAGAGACAATTACGTATGGTACAAAATGAATACAGGGACACAACAATAGCCTACGAGAACACAGGCACATGGGCAAGATACCCACCTGGGGAATCGGTTGTTGTGACCGAACCCAACATTGCATACGACAACAATTCAATGGTCATCCCCATGGTAACTATCACAGGCAACAGTGGGATGTCAGGTTCAGGGCTTATCAGAGTTATTGCAGATGGCGGGCAACTTGCAGTTGGTAGGTATGAGAATGTTTCAAGAGTTCAGATAACAATATCCAGCGAATACTATGATGCATGGGAGAGATATCTGGGTGATTCGATAGGCATGCACACAGTTGACATCAATTCAAGTTCACATACTGTGAGTATGGAAAAGAACTACAGCCAGAATATAGACGTATTGGTGACAATTTCCCCTATGAGCGTTACCATTGAATGA
- a CDS encoding DUF7266 family protein: protein MLPFREDEKAVSISVGFVLTLSITVITMMVVISSFYTMMDRAEQTIMRDEFEIHGNDMALQLSNIDTAVQITRNAGGDVGSFYFKLSLPDEIAGQQYSMEISNQTNEIIFESHGKDATRVKVPYQVQEVEVASVKLFSGSNEFVLNYDPSSNMIEVY from the coding sequence ATGTTGCCTTTCAGAGAAGATGAAAAAGCTGTGTCAATATCTGTGGGCTTTGTACTTACCCTTTCAATAACCGTAATAACAATGATGGTCGTCATCAGTTCGTTCTATACCATGATGGACAGGGCAGAACAGACCATCATGAGAGATGAGTTCGAGATACATGGGAACGATATGGCTTTACAGTTATCCAATATTGACACTGCAGTGCAGATTACCAGAAATGCAGGAGGAGATGTTGGAAGTTTTTATTTCAAACTATCACTTCCGGATGAGATTGCCGGCCAGCAATATTCTATGGAGATATCAAATCAGACAAATGAGATCATATTCGAATCACATGGAAAAGATGCCACGCGTGTAAAAGTGCCATATCAGGTACAAGAAGTAGAAGTTGCATCTGTGAAATTGTTCAGTGGGTCGAACGAATTTGTATTGAATTATGACCCATCCTCTAACATGATAGAAGTATATTAA